From Gimesia panareensis, the proteins below share one genomic window:
- the istB gene encoding IS21-like element helper ATPase IstB, with the protein MTRKQTKSLVLLQHHLKNLRLPTILRECEKIAARCATDNVDHLGFLLQLCELELIERERRAAERRLKAAKFPTYKTLETFDFQVQPGLNKLLVSELMRGEFIEQRENILLVGNSGTGKTHLAVALGIAACGQGKRVRFYQVTELITQLMEAREQRELTRLKKQLAKLDLLILDELGYVPASKLGSELLFDVISTAYERFSLIVTTNLPFENWTEVLGSERLTGATLDRLTHRCHILETTGESYRLQDAKRRHTKSSSKQPRLTK; encoded by the coding sequence GTGACCAGAAAACAAACCAAAAGCCTGGTGCTGCTGCAGCACCATCTCAAGAACCTGAGGCTGCCCACCATCCTCAGAGAATGCGAAAAGATCGCCGCCCGTTGTGCCACTGACAATGTCGACCATCTGGGATTCCTGTTACAGTTATGTGAACTGGAACTGATTGAACGGGAACGCCGGGCCGCGGAACGACGTCTGAAGGCCGCGAAGTTCCCGACGTATAAGACCCTGGAAACGTTCGATTTTCAGGTCCAGCCCGGCCTCAACAAACTGCTGGTCAGCGAACTGATGCGGGGTGAGTTTATCGAGCAGCGGGAGAATATCCTGCTGGTGGGCAATTCCGGCACCGGCAAGACGCACCTGGCAGTCGCCCTGGGGATTGCCGCCTGCGGCCAGGGAAAGCGGGTCCGCTTTTACCAGGTCACAGAACTGATTACCCAGTTAATGGAAGCCCGCGAACAGCGGGAGTTAACCCGCCTGAAAAAGCAGCTCGCGAAACTCGATCTGCTGATTCTGGATGAACTGGGATATGTCCCCGCAAGTAAACTCGGCTCCGAGTTGCTGTTCGACGTGATCAGCACGGCTTACGAACGTTTCAGCCTGATCGTAACGACCAATCTCCCCTTTGAAAACTGGACCGAGGTCCTGGGCAGCGAACGGCTGACGGGGGCCACACTCGACCGGCTCACCCATCGTTGCCATATCCTGGAAACCACTGGTGAAAGTTACCGGTTACAGGACGCCAAACGGCGGCACACAAAAAGCTCAAGCAAGCAACCGCGACTGACGAAATAA
- a CDS encoding putative inorganic carbon transporter subunit DabA, with protein MSQKKSESKYFPLPTLLNRYSPAQVHLIEHVSEALHTVSRVISSVTSIKDQVAVNPYHGICERSFLNARKYLRIFSDYDTLMPLEFYAEEFHSGRFGIEQIQSAIEELENTPVGAHQIPTAKKIAERLQSLADNVDYLDRAPDQMRQQHNRPVRTLSELLDENTNFNWSELIYDEISKYCAMHYDQGQAIWPSPWKELTLYQSWRSAAVYDRNLEFRGLSGLRRYISQLPRTPEISIISSLKSLKVPPVLWETYLLCQAFSIHNWSAWIKYQAIESEIDDLSGLLAIRLAYDAALSRAQKFEIDWSEYPSQHPISFKSSTSAQADEILRYTLLRASEIAFRDQLLRGLTAQTDNTKVLSESTGKSSAIESDRTERMPVSNSPTMIEFSPAAGEWSKAGPEWELAGKAAFVIASQQYIRENDLEANTLLCRYDHSHDPEGIVLEKIMTAPMIFAHCKNMQSYASAVDNHQSESSLKSLQNVLVDIGILSGTDGAITTDSPWQSLQTGSKFDHKPIRLHVVIAAPRYLIEKIISKHQNIMNLLSSNWMHLVSLDEEQAFEYSTEGIWKKIVLPEN; from the coding sequence ATGTCACAAAAGAAATCTGAATCAAAATATTTTCCTTTGCCCACATTGCTGAATAGATACTCTCCTGCACAGGTACACCTGATAGAGCACGTTTCCGAAGCACTTCATACTGTTTCCCGAGTGATTTCATCTGTCACGTCTATCAAAGACCAGGTAGCCGTAAATCCATATCATGGAATCTGTGAGCGATCATTCTTGAATGCTCGAAAGTATTTACGAATTTTTTCAGACTATGACACCCTGATGCCTCTGGAATTCTATGCCGAAGAGTTTCATTCCGGACGATTCGGAATTGAACAGATCCAGTCTGCTATCGAGGAACTCGAGAATACTCCAGTTGGTGCGCATCAAATTCCCACCGCGAAGAAAATAGCCGAACGATTACAAAGCCTGGCTGACAACGTGGACTACCTGGACCGTGCTCCTGACCAAATGAGACAGCAACACAACAGACCGGTTCGCACACTGTCTGAGCTGCTGGATGAAAACACGAATTTCAACTGGTCAGAATTGATCTATGACGAAATCTCAAAGTATTGTGCAATGCATTATGATCAGGGACAAGCAATCTGGCCGAGCCCCTGGAAGGAGCTGACTTTATATCAATCCTGGCGATCGGCAGCGGTCTATGATCGAAACCTCGAATTCCGTGGACTTTCCGGTTTGCGTAGATACATTTCCCAGCTTCCGCGTACGCCCGAGATCTCGATTATCTCTTCATTGAAAAGCCTGAAAGTTCCACCAGTTCTCTGGGAAACGTACTTGCTGTGTCAGGCATTTTCGATTCACAACTGGTCTGCCTGGATCAAATACCAGGCAATTGAATCAGAGATTGACGATCTCTCAGGGTTACTGGCGATAAGACTCGCGTACGATGCAGCACTTTCAAGAGCTCAGAAATTCGAGATTGACTGGAGTGAATATCCCAGCCAACACCCGATTTCATTTAAATCATCAACCTCTGCGCAAGCTGATGAGATTCTGCGATATACGCTGTTACGCGCTTCGGAAATTGCTTTTCGCGATCAGCTGCTGCGTGGACTCACAGCTCAGACAGACAATACGAAAGTCTTATCAGAGTCGACAGGTAAGTCATCAGCGATAGAATCAGATCGCACCGAGCGAATGCCTGTATCGAATTCTCCCACAATGATTGAGTTTTCGCCAGCAGCTGGTGAATGGTCAAAAGCAGGTCCGGAGTGGGAACTGGCAGGGAAAGCGGCCTTCGTCATTGCCTCACAACAATACATCCGGGAAAATGATCTTGAAGCCAATACGTTATTGTGCAGATATGACCACAGTCACGATCCAGAAGGGATCGTGCTTGAGAAGATCATGACAGCCCCGATGATTTTCGCCCACTGCAAGAACATGCAATCTTACGCATCCGCAGTCGATAATCATCAGTCTGAGAGCAGCTTGAAAAGCTTACAGAACGTTCTGGTTGACATAGGAATTCTATCTGGTACGGACGGCGCGATAACGACAGACTCGCCTTGGCAATCACTGCAGACAGGATCAAAATTCGACCACAAACCAATACGGTTACATGTAGTAATTGCAGCTCCCAGATACCTGATCGAAAAAATTATTTCCAAACATCAAAATATAATGAATCTACTAAGCAGCAACTGGATGCATCTCGTCTCACTGGATGAGGAACAGGCGTTTGAGTACTCCACTGAGGGGATATGGAAAAAGATCGTGCTGCCAGAGAACTGA